The nucleotide window CTGGACGGGCATGCCGCTGCCCGGTCCGGACGGTCGAGGGAGTTTCCGTGCCCCGGTTTGAAGCCCGTCTCGTTTATTCGCAACCCGTCCTCCCCGTCGCCCCGTTCCCTTTGCGCATGGAATCGGAAAAAACCCCTGCTATAATTAAAAGGCCGTCAACCATTCCAAGGAGAGTTCGATGAAGATCCGATTAAAAAAAGCCGGCCGCTACCGGGGATTTCAGGTCGGCATCGACGCGGAGAAGGAGTCGCTCACGGTCGAAAATCCGGAAGGAAAGCCGGTGGCCAGCCTGGTCCTGGAGGATTTTCTGGAACGGCTGGGGGGCGTGACGCACGACTTCAAGCGGCAGTATCCCCGCCTTGATCTTGGGACCCACGTCAATTATCACGACGCGGACGGCCGCCTCTGCGAAGCGATCGCCAGCACCCTCGGCGGCGGCGGCCTTTTCATCGAACAGTTCAGCCCGCAGCCCGCGGGGACGCAGATGCGGCTTGAGATTCACCTGCCGGCCTCGAGCAAGGTCATTCCGGCCGAGGGCAAAGTGGTCTGGGTCCGCAAAAATATTCTGGAAAAGTTCTTCTATCCCGGCATGGGACTTCAGTTCACCTCGATTTCCGATAAAAACCGCGCGGAGATCCTCCAGTTCATTCACAAGTTCAACCGGCAAAGGGGGCTTCATGAGCCCCAACCGGAGGGCATGCCGTTTTGAAAACCTTCGTCGTAAACGGGCGACGCGCCATTGTCGCCGCTCTCGGGCGTACGCCAAAAACCCCTTGACACGGGCCGATCCC belongs to Nitrospiria bacterium and includes:
- a CDS encoding PilZ domain-containing protein — encoded protein: MKIRLKKAGRYRGFQVGIDAEKESLTVENPEGKPVASLVLEDFLERLGGVTHDFKRQYPRLDLGTHVNYHDADGRLCEAIASTLGGGGLFIEQFSPQPAGTQMRLEIHLPASSKVIPAEGKVVWVRKNILEKFFYPGMGLQFTSISDKNRAEILQFIHKFNRQRGLHEPQPEGMPF